A DNA window from Syngnathus typhle isolate RoL2023-S1 ecotype Sweden linkage group LG2, RoL_Styp_1.0, whole genome shotgun sequence contains the following coding sequences:
- the LOC133149988 gene encoding aquaporin-4 produces MMWHELRSRQFWQAMMAELIGTLVLVSAVLGASVPDRDETPVGPLYPAVAVGAVIVVLGHCFGEISGAQVNPAVTLSLLATRRLDVLRALIYIAAQCLGALLGAGALYLALPRKSTAGYFVTRVHDELNAAQALGIEVLCTFQLVFTVFSVEAQRRRESPEPGNLAIGLAHTAGVMIGARFSGASMNPARSLGPAIIMGFWENHWVYWIGPVIGAVLAGVSHEFLFAQSASRQKLVACMMCKDIEIVETTSMTGSSLSTVTQNAARAKQAHKQDN; encoded by the exons ATGATGTGGCATGAG CTCCGTAGCCGTCAGTTCTGGCAAGCCATGATGGCGGAGCTGATCGGCACGCTGGTGCTGGTGAGCGCTGTGCTGGGTGCTTCCGTACCGGACCGTGACGAGACCCCGGTGGGACCCTTGTACCCAGCAGTGGCAGTCGGCGCGGTGATTGTCGTACTGGGACACTGTTTTGGGGAAATAAGCGGAGCACAG GTCAACCCTGCAGTGACTTTATCGCTCCTGGCCACACGAAGGCTGGATGTCCTAAGGGCTCTCATTTATATTGCCGCCCAGTGTTTGGGGGCTTTATTGGGGGCCGGGGCCCTCTACTTGGCTTTGCCGCGCAAAAGCACTGCAGGCTACTTTGTCACCCGG GTGCACGATGAGTTGAATGCAGCACAGGCCCTTGGCATCGAGGTCTTATGCACCTTCCAGTTGGTTTTCACCGTTTTCTCAGTTGAGGCCCAGCGACGAAGGGAAAGCCCAGAACCAGGAAATTTGGCTATTGGACTGGCACACACTGCAGGGGTCATGATAGGG GCTCGGTTCTCTGGTGCCAGTATGAACCCTGCTCGCTCTCTTGGTCCGGCCATCATCATGGGATTTTGGGAAAACCATTGG GTGTATTGGATCGGACCGGTCATCGGAGCAGTACTGGCCGGTGTGTCCCATGAATTCCTCTTTGCACAAAGCGCCTCTCGCCAGAAGCTGGTTGCGTGTATGATGTGCAAAGACATTGAAATCGTGGAGACGACCAGCATGACTGGCTCGTCCCTGTCTACCGTCACTCAGAATGCTGCCAGAGCCAAACAGGCCCACAAACAAGACAActaa